A window of Christiangramia forsetii KT0803 contains these coding sequences:
- a CDS encoding universal stress protein, with protein sequence MRNIEKILVALDLTSTDKELIEYASFLANEMKPEKVYFVHNIKKYEISELFQEQLKDLDLEKMISDELDEKVSTHFNAETNSEVLISEDPYTESLINYIVHKYSIDLVMVGNKSKKKGTGVISEKLMRLLKCDILTVPENTKQNLTNIWAGTDFSRESIKSLQRSTYLANYTGAKITAVNVYSVPIQFTPYLDKEEMLPKIEKHTREKFEKFLNRNKITDCEIKIIRGREASVAEKLSIESENASADLVIVADKGGNVFSSLLVGSVTDELFTRSLKIPLWVTK encoded by the coding sequence ATGAGAAATATAGAAAAAATTCTGGTTGCACTTGATCTCACTTCAACCGATAAAGAGCTTATAGAGTACGCTTCATTTCTTGCTAATGAGATGAAGCCTGAAAAAGTATATTTTGTTCATAATATCAAAAAATATGAGATATCTGAATTGTTTCAGGAGCAACTCAAAGACCTGGATCTGGAAAAAATGATTAGCGATGAACTGGATGAAAAGGTTTCAACGCACTTTAATGCTGAAACCAATTCAGAAGTGCTTATTTCAGAAGATCCTTATACCGAATCACTCATAAATTATATAGTCCATAAATACAGTATAGACCTGGTTATGGTAGGAAATAAATCCAAGAAAAAAGGGACTGGAGTAATTTCTGAAAAACTGATGCGATTGCTAAAATGTGATATTCTTACCGTTCCTGAAAATACAAAACAAAACCTAACTAATATTTGGGCGGGAACAGATTTTTCGAGGGAGTCTATTAAGTCACTTCAAAGATCTACATACTTAGCTAACTACACTGGTGCAAAAATTACAGCAGTTAATGTTTATAGCGTTCCTATTCAATTCACTCCCTACCTTGACAAAGAAGAAATGCTTCCAAAAATCGAGAAGCACACCCGGGAAAAATTTGAAAAATTCTTAAACCGAAATAAAATAACCGATTGCGAAATAAAAATAATTCGGGGAAGGGAAGCCAGTGTAGCCGAAAAGTTATCTATTGAATCTGAAAATGCAAGTGCAGATCTTGTTATAGTTGCCGATAAAGGTGGGAATGTTTTCTCATCGCTGCTCGTGGGAAGTGTCACCGACGAACTATTTACCCGAAGTCTCAAAATTCCTCTTTGGGTTACGAAGTAA
- a CDS encoding mechanosensitive ion channel — MENQLENFADQVANFLPDLLGALLVLLVGWLIAKGIKSLIVRLLRKTNWDERVFGKSDVGDTNVFLANIVYYIIMIVVILVVLEILGVEQVLTPLENMVGEFLGFIPNLIGAILIAFIGYILAKFVSNLIGISGNFLDKWIDKTGFKDTSKIIDILKKVVFIVIFIPFLIQAFNALEMEAISQPANDILYDFTAMLGDIIIAGLILAVFIWGGKYLANFLEDLFKSMGLDRAAEKIEMHNMIGANQSLSKIVANLIYFFLVFFGLITAVEVLGLDQLTQTLDEILEVTGQIIFGLIILAVGNYISLLIYDTMSKSRNNNFIASVVRWASLALFLAIALRTMGIANEIVELAFGLILGAIAVAVALSYGLGGRDAAGEHFREIVQKFKDDKSIKDSEPKSGTASGSNKPSNTRRDINDPANPNNPDKPGNPNDPNDPRLDI; from the coding sequence ATGGAAAACCAACTAGAAAATTTTGCAGATCAGGTTGCTAACTTTTTACCCGATTTGCTAGGAGCACTATTAGTATTACTGGTAGGGTGGCTAATTGCTAAAGGCATCAAATCACTAATCGTTAGATTGCTGAGAAAAACAAATTGGGACGAAAGGGTATTTGGTAAAAGCGATGTTGGAGACACCAATGTTTTCCTGGCCAATATAGTTTACTACATTATTATGATTGTGGTGATTCTTGTGGTCCTTGAAATCCTGGGTGTTGAACAGGTCCTTACGCCACTCGAGAATATGGTGGGCGAATTCCTAGGTTTTATTCCTAATCTTATAGGAGCAATTCTAATCGCATTTATCGGCTATATTCTGGCCAAATTCGTTTCCAATCTTATTGGGATTAGCGGAAATTTTCTGGACAAATGGATAGATAAAACAGGTTTTAAGGATACTTCAAAAATTATTGATATTCTTAAAAAAGTAGTTTTTATCGTAATTTTCATTCCATTTTTGATACAGGCATTCAATGCACTAGAAATGGAAGCGATTTCGCAACCTGCAAACGATATTTTATATGATTTTACTGCGATGTTGGGTGATATTATTATTGCCGGTTTAATTCTTGCAGTTTTCATCTGGGGTGGTAAATATTTAGCTAATTTCCTTGAAGACCTCTTTAAAAGTATGGGCTTAGACCGTGCTGCGGAAAAGATCGAGATGCACAACATGATAGGTGCAAACCAGTCATTATCCAAAATTGTAGCTAATCTTATTTATTTCTTCCTTGTATTCTTTGGCCTGATAACGGCGGTTGAAGTACTGGGATTAGATCAATTAACGCAAACATTAGATGAAATTCTTGAAGTTACCGGTCAGATAATTTTTGGACTGATCATTCTTGCGGTGGGTAATTATATATCCCTGCTTATATATGATACTATGAGCAAATCCCGAAATAACAATTTCATTGCCAGTGTGGTGAGATGGGCTTCATTAGCTCTATTCCTTGCGATTGCATTGCGTACTATGGGAATTGCCAACGAGATCGTTGAATTGGCCTTCGGATTAATTCTAGGAGCTATTGCAGTAGCCGTAGCCCTGAGTTATGGACTTGGTGGACGTGATGCTGCCGGGGAACATTTTAGAGAGATCGTTCAGAAATTCAAGGATGATAAATCTATTAAGGATTCTGAACCAAAATCCGGAACCGCTTCGGGTTCCAATAAACCTTCGAATACACGTAGGGATATTAATGATCCTGCAAATCCTAATAATCCTGATAAACCAGGAAATCCAAATGATCCAAACGATCCAAGACTGGATATTTAA
- a CDS encoding endonuclease/exonuclease/phosphatase family protein, with product MKKFLLILSFLFITTGVTCQEIEVMTYNIKYANENDGENSWSQRKEWITDQIQFYEPDVLGVQEAVKSQLDFFTENINNYKVLGVGREGEDKGEFSAILYKSDKFDVLKSNTFWLSETPEKISKGWDADYNRICTYALFQEKESEKKIWVFNTHFDHVGDKARLESSKLIIQKIKELNREALPVFLMGDFNLEQESEGIRLISEFMEKSKEKADFKFGPEGTFNGYNFTEAVTRRIDYIFTNNQVHIKKYAVLSDSKNLKYPSDHFPVLIIADFKD from the coding sequence ATGAAAAAATTTCTCTTAATTCTAAGTTTTCTGTTTATCACGACTGGGGTGACTTGCCAGGAAATTGAGGTCATGACCTACAATATAAAATATGCCAATGAGAATGATGGCGAGAACAGCTGGTCTCAGCGTAAGGAGTGGATCACAGATCAGATACAATTTTATGAGCCTGATGTTCTGGGAGTACAGGAAGCGGTGAAATCTCAGCTAGATTTCTTTACTGAAAATATTAATAATTATAAAGTGCTGGGAGTAGGTAGGGAAGGAGAAGATAAGGGGGAATTTAGTGCGATCTTATATAAAAGTGACAAGTTTGACGTCCTGAAGTCTAATACCTTCTGGCTTTCAGAAACACCCGAAAAGATAAGTAAAGGATGGGATGCAGATTATAATAGGATATGCACTTATGCCCTGTTCCAGGAAAAGGAATCGGAGAAAAAGATCTGGGTCTTTAATACACATTTTGACCATGTGGGTGATAAAGCGAGACTTGAAAGTTCTAAATTGATCATTCAGAAAATAAAGGAATTAAACCGGGAGGCATTGCCAGTTTTCCTGATGGGGGATTTTAATCTGGAACAAGAATCGGAGGGGATCCGGTTAATTTCAGAATTTATGGAAAAGTCCAAAGAGAAAGCGGACTTCAAATTTGGCCCGGAAGGAACCTTTAACGGCTACAACTTTACTGAAGCTGTGACGCGCCGAATCGATTATATTTTCACCAATAATCAAGTTCATATCAAGAAATACGCGGTTCTAAGTGATTCGAAAAATTTAAAATATCCTTCAGATCATTTTCCGGTTTTAATAATCGCGGATTTTAAAGATTAG
- a CDS encoding winged helix-turn-helix domain-containing protein, giving the protein MKNIISNINKAFDHRIRLGIMSVLMVNEYADFTTLKELLGATDGNIASHVKALEKADYIKVEKSFIDRKPNTRYSATKSGRQDFQKHIDAIENLLKKNYKKS; this is encoded by the coding sequence ATGAAGAACATTATTAGTAATATTAATAAAGCCTTTGATCATAGGATCCGCCTGGGGATTATGAGTGTTTTAATGGTGAATGAATATGCAGATTTCACAACACTCAAGGAATTACTCGGTGCTACCGACGGGAATATTGCAAGTCATGTTAAAGCGTTGGAAAAGGCAGATTATATTAAAGTTGAAAAATCATTTATAGACAGAAAACCGAATACACGCTATAGTGCTACAAAATCTGGACGTCAGGATTTTCAAAAACATATAGACGCAATAGAAAACCTCTTAAAGAAAAATTATAAAAAATCATAA